The following coding sequences lie in one Hippopotamus amphibius kiboko isolate mHipAmp2 chromosome 7, mHipAmp2.hap2, whole genome shotgun sequence genomic window:
- the LOC130856942 gene encoding cytochrome P450 26B1 isoform X3, with protein MFRGRGGRRKPKENEKSETRGCSAFGEKVRQIRGGRKTAATSENSQPNFCVERKGKQRKRRRGEADRGSGFQSSRREKYGNVFKTHLLGRPLIRVTGAENVRKILMGEHHLVSTEWPRSTRMLLGPNTVANSIGDIHRNKRKVFSKIFSHEALESYLPKIQLVIQDTLRAWSSHPEAINVYQEAQKLTFRMAIRVLLGFSIPEEDLGHLFEVYQQFVENVFSLPVDLPFSGYRRGIQARQTLQKGLEKAIQEKLQCTQGKDYSDALDILIESSKEHGKEMTMQELKDGTLELIFAAYATTASASTSLIMQLLKHPAVLEKLREELRAQGILHSGGCPCEGTLRLDTLSGLHYLDCVIKEVMRLFTPVSGGYRTVLQTFELDGFQIPKGWSVMYSIRDTHDTAPVFKDVNVFDPDRFGQARSEDKDGRFHYLPFGGGVRTCLGKHLAKLFLKVLAVELASTSRFELATRTFPRITLVPVLHPVDGLSVKFFGLDSNQNKILPETEAMLSATV; from the exons TTAGGCAGATCAGAGGCGGGAGAAAGACGGCGGCGACCTCGGAAAATTCACAACCCAACTTTTGTGtcgaaagaaaaggaaaacagaggaaacgcagaagaggagaggcagacaga GGTTCTGGCTTCCAGTCGTCGCGGAGGGAGAAGTATGGCAACGTGTTCAAGACGCACTTGCTCGGGCGGCCGCTAATCCGCGTGACGGGCGCGGAGAACGTTCGCAAGATCCTCATGGGCGAGCACCACCTCGTGAGCACCGAGTGGCCACGTAGCACACGCATGCTGCTGGGCCCGAACACGGTGGCCAACTCCATCGGCGATATCCACCGCAACAAGCGCAAG GTCTTCTCCAAGATCTTCAGCCATGAGGCCCTGGAGAGCTACCTGCCCAAGATCCAGCTGGTGATTCAGGACACACTGCGCGCCTGGAGCAGCCACCCTGAGGCCATCAACGTGTACCAGGAGGCACAGAAGCTCACCTTCCGCATGGCCATCCGCGTGCTGCTGGGCTTCAGCATCCCCGAGGAGGACCTCGGGCACCTCTTCGAGGTCTACCAGCAGTTTGTGGAGAACGTCTTCTCCCTGCCTGTCGACTTGCCCTTTAGCGGCTACCGGCGG gGCATTCAGGCACGACAGACTCTGCAGAAGGGCCTGGAAAAGGCGATTCAGGAGAAGCTGCAGTGCACGCAGGGCAAGGACTACTCAGACGCGCTGGACATCCTCATCGAGAGCAGCAAGGAGCATGGGAAGGAGATGACCATGCAGGAGCTGAAG GATGGGACCCTGGAGCTCATCTTCGCTGCCTATGCCACCACCGCCAGCGCCAGCACGTCGCTTATCATGCAGCTGCTGAAGCACCCCGCTGTGCTGGAGAAGCTGCGGGAGGAGCTGCGAGCCCAGGGCATCCTGCACAGCGGCGGCTGCCCCTGCGAGGGCACGCTGCGCCTCGACACGCTCAGCGGGCTGCACTACCTGGACTGCGTCATCAAGGAGGTCATGCGCCTGTTCACGCCCGTCTCTGGCGGCTACCGCACCGTGCTGCAGACCTTCGAGCTCGAC GGTTTCCAGATCCCTAAAGGCTGGAGTGTCATGTACAGCATCCGGGACACACATGACACAGCACCTGTGTTCAAGGACGTGAACGTCTTCGACCCCGATCGCTTTGGTCAGGCGCGGAGTGAGGACAAGGATGGCCGCTTCCATTACCTCCCTTTCGGCGGTGGTGTCCGGACCTGCCTGGGCAAGCACCTGGCCAAGCTGTTCCTGAAGGTGCTGGCAGTGGAGCTGGCCAGCACCAGCCGCTTCGAGCTGGCCACCCGGACCTTCCCCCGCATCACCTTGGTCCCTGTCCTGCACCCTGTGGACGGCCTCAGCGTCAAGTTCTTTGGCCTGGACTCCAACCAGAACAAGATCCTGCCAGAGACAGAGGCCATGCTGAGCGCCACTGTTTAA
- the LOC130856942 gene encoding cytochrome P450 26B1 isoform X8, which translates to MTSQGSGFQSSRREKYGNVFKTHLLGRPLIRVTGAENVRKILMGEHHLVSTEWPRSTRMLLGPNTVANSIGDIHRNKRKVFSKIFSHEALESYLPKIQLVIQDTLRAWSSHPEAINVYQEAQKLTFRMAIRVLLGFSIPEEDLGHLFEVYQQFVENVFSLPVDLPFSGYRRGIQARQTLQKGLEKAIQEKLQCTQGKDYSDALDILIESSKEHGKEMTMQELKDGTLELIFAAYATTASASTSLIMQLLKHPAVLEKLREELRAQGILHSGGCPCEGTLRLDTLSGLHYLDCVIKEVMRLFTPVSGGYRTVLQTFELDGFQIPKGWSVMYSIRDTHDTAPVFKDVNVFDPDRFGQARSEDKDGRFHYLPFGGGVRTCLGKHLAKLFLKVLAVELASTSRFELATRTFPRITLVPVLHPVDGLSVKFFGLDSNQNKILPETEAMLSATV; encoded by the exons ATGACCTCGCAG GGTTCTGGCTTCCAGTCGTCGCGGAGGGAGAAGTATGGCAACGTGTTCAAGACGCACTTGCTCGGGCGGCCGCTAATCCGCGTGACGGGCGCGGAGAACGTTCGCAAGATCCTCATGGGCGAGCACCACCTCGTGAGCACCGAGTGGCCACGTAGCACACGCATGCTGCTGGGCCCGAACACGGTGGCCAACTCCATCGGCGATATCCACCGCAACAAGCGCAAG GTCTTCTCCAAGATCTTCAGCCATGAGGCCCTGGAGAGCTACCTGCCCAAGATCCAGCTGGTGATTCAGGACACACTGCGCGCCTGGAGCAGCCACCCTGAGGCCATCAACGTGTACCAGGAGGCACAGAAGCTCACCTTCCGCATGGCCATCCGCGTGCTGCTGGGCTTCAGCATCCCCGAGGAGGACCTCGGGCACCTCTTCGAGGTCTACCAGCAGTTTGTGGAGAACGTCTTCTCCCTGCCTGTCGACTTGCCCTTTAGCGGCTACCGGCGG gGCATTCAGGCACGACAGACTCTGCAGAAGGGCCTGGAAAAGGCGATTCAGGAGAAGCTGCAGTGCACGCAGGGCAAGGACTACTCAGACGCGCTGGACATCCTCATCGAGAGCAGCAAGGAGCATGGGAAGGAGATGACCATGCAGGAGCTGAAG GATGGGACCCTGGAGCTCATCTTCGCTGCCTATGCCACCACCGCCAGCGCCAGCACGTCGCTTATCATGCAGCTGCTGAAGCACCCCGCTGTGCTGGAGAAGCTGCGGGAGGAGCTGCGAGCCCAGGGCATCCTGCACAGCGGCGGCTGCCCCTGCGAGGGCACGCTGCGCCTCGACACGCTCAGCGGGCTGCACTACCTGGACTGCGTCATCAAGGAGGTCATGCGCCTGTTCACGCCCGTCTCTGGCGGCTACCGCACCGTGCTGCAGACCTTCGAGCTCGAC GGTTTCCAGATCCCTAAAGGCTGGAGTGTCATGTACAGCATCCGGGACACACATGACACAGCACCTGTGTTCAAGGACGTGAACGTCTTCGACCCCGATCGCTTTGGTCAGGCGCGGAGTGAGGACAAGGATGGCCGCTTCCATTACCTCCCTTTCGGCGGTGGTGTCCGGACCTGCCTGGGCAAGCACCTGGCCAAGCTGTTCCTGAAGGTGCTGGCAGTGGAGCTGGCCAGCACCAGCCGCTTCGAGCTGGCCACCCGGACCTTCCCCCGCATCACCTTGGTCCCTGTCCTGCACCCTGTGGACGGCCTCAGCGTCAAGTTCTTTGGCCTGGACTCCAACCAGAACAAGATCCTGCCAGAGACAGAGGCCATGCTGAGCGCCACTGTTTAA
- the LOC130856942 gene encoding cytochrome P450 26B1 isoform X7, giving the protein MKNKTCGSGFQSSRREKYGNVFKTHLLGRPLIRVTGAENVRKILMGEHHLVSTEWPRSTRMLLGPNTVANSIGDIHRNKRKVFSKIFSHEALESYLPKIQLVIQDTLRAWSSHPEAINVYQEAQKLTFRMAIRVLLGFSIPEEDLGHLFEVYQQFVENVFSLPVDLPFSGYRRGIQARQTLQKGLEKAIQEKLQCTQGKDYSDALDILIESSKEHGKEMTMQELKDGTLELIFAAYATTASASTSLIMQLLKHPAVLEKLREELRAQGILHSGGCPCEGTLRLDTLSGLHYLDCVIKEVMRLFTPVSGGYRTVLQTFELDGFQIPKGWSVMYSIRDTHDTAPVFKDVNVFDPDRFGQARSEDKDGRFHYLPFGGGVRTCLGKHLAKLFLKVLAVELASTSRFELATRTFPRITLVPVLHPVDGLSVKFFGLDSNQNKILPETEAMLSATV; this is encoded by the exons atgaaaaataaaacctgc GGTTCTGGCTTCCAGTCGTCGCGGAGGGAGAAGTATGGCAACGTGTTCAAGACGCACTTGCTCGGGCGGCCGCTAATCCGCGTGACGGGCGCGGAGAACGTTCGCAAGATCCTCATGGGCGAGCACCACCTCGTGAGCACCGAGTGGCCACGTAGCACACGCATGCTGCTGGGCCCGAACACGGTGGCCAACTCCATCGGCGATATCCACCGCAACAAGCGCAAG GTCTTCTCCAAGATCTTCAGCCATGAGGCCCTGGAGAGCTACCTGCCCAAGATCCAGCTGGTGATTCAGGACACACTGCGCGCCTGGAGCAGCCACCCTGAGGCCATCAACGTGTACCAGGAGGCACAGAAGCTCACCTTCCGCATGGCCATCCGCGTGCTGCTGGGCTTCAGCATCCCCGAGGAGGACCTCGGGCACCTCTTCGAGGTCTACCAGCAGTTTGTGGAGAACGTCTTCTCCCTGCCTGTCGACTTGCCCTTTAGCGGCTACCGGCGG gGCATTCAGGCACGACAGACTCTGCAGAAGGGCCTGGAAAAGGCGATTCAGGAGAAGCTGCAGTGCACGCAGGGCAAGGACTACTCAGACGCGCTGGACATCCTCATCGAGAGCAGCAAGGAGCATGGGAAGGAGATGACCATGCAGGAGCTGAAG GATGGGACCCTGGAGCTCATCTTCGCTGCCTATGCCACCACCGCCAGCGCCAGCACGTCGCTTATCATGCAGCTGCTGAAGCACCCCGCTGTGCTGGAGAAGCTGCGGGAGGAGCTGCGAGCCCAGGGCATCCTGCACAGCGGCGGCTGCCCCTGCGAGGGCACGCTGCGCCTCGACACGCTCAGCGGGCTGCACTACCTGGACTGCGTCATCAAGGAGGTCATGCGCCTGTTCACGCCCGTCTCTGGCGGCTACCGCACCGTGCTGCAGACCTTCGAGCTCGAC GGTTTCCAGATCCCTAAAGGCTGGAGTGTCATGTACAGCATCCGGGACACACATGACACAGCACCTGTGTTCAAGGACGTGAACGTCTTCGACCCCGATCGCTTTGGTCAGGCGCGGAGTGAGGACAAGGATGGCCGCTTCCATTACCTCCCTTTCGGCGGTGGTGTCCGGACCTGCCTGGGCAAGCACCTGGCCAAGCTGTTCCTGAAGGTGCTGGCAGTGGAGCTGGCCAGCACCAGCCGCTTCGAGCTGGCCACCCGGACCTTCCCCCGCATCACCTTGGTCCCTGTCCTGCACCCTGTGGACGGCCTCAGCGTCAAGTTCTTTGGCCTGGACTCCAACCAGAACAAGATCCTGCCAGAGACAGAGGCCATGCTGAGCGCCACTGTTTAA
- the LOC130856942 gene encoding cytochrome P450 26B1 isoform X5: MGFPLIGETGHWLLQGSGFQSSRREKYGNVFKTHLLGRPLIRVTGAENVRKILMGEHHLVSTEWPRSTRMLLGPNTVANSIGDIHRNKRKVFSKIFSHEALESYLPKIQLVIQDTLRAWSSHPEAINVYQEAQKLTFRMAIRVLLGFSIPEEDLGHLFEVYQQFVENVFSLPVDLPFSGYRRGIQARQTLQKGLEKAIQEKLQCTQGKDYSDALDILIESSKEHGKEMTMQELKDGTLELIFAAYATTASASTSLIMQLLKHPAVLEKLREELRAQGILHSGGCPCEGTLRLDTLSGLHYLDCVIKEVMRLFTPVSGGYRTVLQTFELDGFQIPKGWSVMYSIRDTHDTAPVFKDVNVFDPDRFGQARSEDKDGRFHYLPFGGGVRTCLGKHLAKLFLKVLAVELASTSRFELATRTFPRITLVPVLHPVDGLSVKFFGLDSNQNKILPETEAMLSATV; this comes from the exons GGTTCTGGCTTCCAGTCGTCGCGGAGGGAGAAGTATGGCAACGTGTTCAAGACGCACTTGCTCGGGCGGCCGCTAATCCGCGTGACGGGCGCGGAGAACGTTCGCAAGATCCTCATGGGCGAGCACCACCTCGTGAGCACCGAGTGGCCACGTAGCACACGCATGCTGCTGGGCCCGAACACGGTGGCCAACTCCATCGGCGATATCCACCGCAACAAGCGCAAG GTCTTCTCCAAGATCTTCAGCCATGAGGCCCTGGAGAGCTACCTGCCCAAGATCCAGCTGGTGATTCAGGACACACTGCGCGCCTGGAGCAGCCACCCTGAGGCCATCAACGTGTACCAGGAGGCACAGAAGCTCACCTTCCGCATGGCCATCCGCGTGCTGCTGGGCTTCAGCATCCCCGAGGAGGACCTCGGGCACCTCTTCGAGGTCTACCAGCAGTTTGTGGAGAACGTCTTCTCCCTGCCTGTCGACTTGCCCTTTAGCGGCTACCGGCGG gGCATTCAGGCACGACAGACTCTGCAGAAGGGCCTGGAAAAGGCGATTCAGGAGAAGCTGCAGTGCACGCAGGGCAAGGACTACTCAGACGCGCTGGACATCCTCATCGAGAGCAGCAAGGAGCATGGGAAGGAGATGACCATGCAGGAGCTGAAG GATGGGACCCTGGAGCTCATCTTCGCTGCCTATGCCACCACCGCCAGCGCCAGCACGTCGCTTATCATGCAGCTGCTGAAGCACCCCGCTGTGCTGGAGAAGCTGCGGGAGGAGCTGCGAGCCCAGGGCATCCTGCACAGCGGCGGCTGCCCCTGCGAGGGCACGCTGCGCCTCGACACGCTCAGCGGGCTGCACTACCTGGACTGCGTCATCAAGGAGGTCATGCGCCTGTTCACGCCCGTCTCTGGCGGCTACCGCACCGTGCTGCAGACCTTCGAGCTCGAC GGTTTCCAGATCCCTAAAGGCTGGAGTGTCATGTACAGCATCCGGGACACACATGACACAGCACCTGTGTTCAAGGACGTGAACGTCTTCGACCCCGATCGCTTTGGTCAGGCGCGGAGTGAGGACAAGGATGGCCGCTTCCATTACCTCCCTTTCGGCGGTGGTGTCCGGACCTGCCTGGGCAAGCACCTGGCCAAGCTGTTCCTGAAGGTGCTGGCAGTGGAGCTGGCCAGCACCAGCCGCTTCGAGCTGGCCACCCGGACCTTCCCCCGCATCACCTTGGTCCCTGTCCTGCACCCTGTGGACGGCCTCAGCGTCAAGTTCTTTGGCCTGGACTCCAACCAGAACAAGATCCTGCCAGAGACAGAGGCCATGCTGAGCGCCACTGTTTAA
- the LOC130856942 gene encoding cytochrome P450 26B1 isoform X4 → MRMGRGEHRSPVGCRAQRDACEKEEEARGELSLILRRLQGSGFQSSRREKYGNVFKTHLLGRPLIRVTGAENVRKILMGEHHLVSTEWPRSTRMLLGPNTVANSIGDIHRNKRKVFSKIFSHEALESYLPKIQLVIQDTLRAWSSHPEAINVYQEAQKLTFRMAIRVLLGFSIPEEDLGHLFEVYQQFVENVFSLPVDLPFSGYRRGIQARQTLQKGLEKAIQEKLQCTQGKDYSDALDILIESSKEHGKEMTMQELKDGTLELIFAAYATTASASTSLIMQLLKHPAVLEKLREELRAQGILHSGGCPCEGTLRLDTLSGLHYLDCVIKEVMRLFTPVSGGYRTVLQTFELDGFQIPKGWSVMYSIRDTHDTAPVFKDVNVFDPDRFGQARSEDKDGRFHYLPFGGGVRTCLGKHLAKLFLKVLAVELASTSRFELATRTFPRITLVPVLHPVDGLSVKFFGLDSNQNKILPETEAMLSATV, encoded by the exons GGTTCTGGCTTCCAGTCGTCGCGGAGGGAGAAGTATGGCAACGTGTTCAAGACGCACTTGCTCGGGCGGCCGCTAATCCGCGTGACGGGCGCGGAGAACGTTCGCAAGATCCTCATGGGCGAGCACCACCTCGTGAGCACCGAGTGGCCACGTAGCACACGCATGCTGCTGGGCCCGAACACGGTGGCCAACTCCATCGGCGATATCCACCGCAACAAGCGCAAG GTCTTCTCCAAGATCTTCAGCCATGAGGCCCTGGAGAGCTACCTGCCCAAGATCCAGCTGGTGATTCAGGACACACTGCGCGCCTGGAGCAGCCACCCTGAGGCCATCAACGTGTACCAGGAGGCACAGAAGCTCACCTTCCGCATGGCCATCCGCGTGCTGCTGGGCTTCAGCATCCCCGAGGAGGACCTCGGGCACCTCTTCGAGGTCTACCAGCAGTTTGTGGAGAACGTCTTCTCCCTGCCTGTCGACTTGCCCTTTAGCGGCTACCGGCGG gGCATTCAGGCACGACAGACTCTGCAGAAGGGCCTGGAAAAGGCGATTCAGGAGAAGCTGCAGTGCACGCAGGGCAAGGACTACTCAGACGCGCTGGACATCCTCATCGAGAGCAGCAAGGAGCATGGGAAGGAGATGACCATGCAGGAGCTGAAG GATGGGACCCTGGAGCTCATCTTCGCTGCCTATGCCACCACCGCCAGCGCCAGCACGTCGCTTATCATGCAGCTGCTGAAGCACCCCGCTGTGCTGGAGAAGCTGCGGGAGGAGCTGCGAGCCCAGGGCATCCTGCACAGCGGCGGCTGCCCCTGCGAGGGCACGCTGCGCCTCGACACGCTCAGCGGGCTGCACTACCTGGACTGCGTCATCAAGGAGGTCATGCGCCTGTTCACGCCCGTCTCTGGCGGCTACCGCACCGTGCTGCAGACCTTCGAGCTCGAC GGTTTCCAGATCCCTAAAGGCTGGAGTGTCATGTACAGCATCCGGGACACACATGACACAGCACCTGTGTTCAAGGACGTGAACGTCTTCGACCCCGATCGCTTTGGTCAGGCGCGGAGTGAGGACAAGGATGGCCGCTTCCATTACCTCCCTTTCGGCGGTGGTGTCCGGACCTGCCTGGGCAAGCACCTGGCCAAGCTGTTCCTGAAGGTGCTGGCAGTGGAGCTGGCCAGCACCAGCCGCTTCGAGCTGGCCACCCGGACCTTCCCCCGCATCACCTTGGTCCCTGTCCTGCACCCTGTGGACGGCCTCAGCGTCAAGTTCTTTGGCCTGGACTCCAACCAGAACAAGATCCTGCCAGAGACAGAGGCCATGCTGAGCGCCACTGTTTAA
- the LOC130856942 gene encoding cytochrome P450 26B1 isoform X6, with protein sequence MRSLRPEVAQLSEKRGSGFQSSRREKYGNVFKTHLLGRPLIRVTGAENVRKILMGEHHLVSTEWPRSTRMLLGPNTVANSIGDIHRNKRKVFSKIFSHEALESYLPKIQLVIQDTLRAWSSHPEAINVYQEAQKLTFRMAIRVLLGFSIPEEDLGHLFEVYQQFVENVFSLPVDLPFSGYRRGIQARQTLQKGLEKAIQEKLQCTQGKDYSDALDILIESSKEHGKEMTMQELKDGTLELIFAAYATTASASTSLIMQLLKHPAVLEKLREELRAQGILHSGGCPCEGTLRLDTLSGLHYLDCVIKEVMRLFTPVSGGYRTVLQTFELDGFQIPKGWSVMYSIRDTHDTAPVFKDVNVFDPDRFGQARSEDKDGRFHYLPFGGGVRTCLGKHLAKLFLKVLAVELASTSRFELATRTFPRITLVPVLHPVDGLSVKFFGLDSNQNKILPETEAMLSATV encoded by the exons GGTTCTGGCTTCCAGTCGTCGCGGAGGGAGAAGTATGGCAACGTGTTCAAGACGCACTTGCTCGGGCGGCCGCTAATCCGCGTGACGGGCGCGGAGAACGTTCGCAAGATCCTCATGGGCGAGCACCACCTCGTGAGCACCGAGTGGCCACGTAGCACACGCATGCTGCTGGGCCCGAACACGGTGGCCAACTCCATCGGCGATATCCACCGCAACAAGCGCAAG GTCTTCTCCAAGATCTTCAGCCATGAGGCCCTGGAGAGCTACCTGCCCAAGATCCAGCTGGTGATTCAGGACACACTGCGCGCCTGGAGCAGCCACCCTGAGGCCATCAACGTGTACCAGGAGGCACAGAAGCTCACCTTCCGCATGGCCATCCGCGTGCTGCTGGGCTTCAGCATCCCCGAGGAGGACCTCGGGCACCTCTTCGAGGTCTACCAGCAGTTTGTGGAGAACGTCTTCTCCCTGCCTGTCGACTTGCCCTTTAGCGGCTACCGGCGG gGCATTCAGGCACGACAGACTCTGCAGAAGGGCCTGGAAAAGGCGATTCAGGAGAAGCTGCAGTGCACGCAGGGCAAGGACTACTCAGACGCGCTGGACATCCTCATCGAGAGCAGCAAGGAGCATGGGAAGGAGATGACCATGCAGGAGCTGAAG GATGGGACCCTGGAGCTCATCTTCGCTGCCTATGCCACCACCGCCAGCGCCAGCACGTCGCTTATCATGCAGCTGCTGAAGCACCCCGCTGTGCTGGAGAAGCTGCGGGAGGAGCTGCGAGCCCAGGGCATCCTGCACAGCGGCGGCTGCCCCTGCGAGGGCACGCTGCGCCTCGACACGCTCAGCGGGCTGCACTACCTGGACTGCGTCATCAAGGAGGTCATGCGCCTGTTCACGCCCGTCTCTGGCGGCTACCGCACCGTGCTGCAGACCTTCGAGCTCGAC GGTTTCCAGATCCCTAAAGGCTGGAGTGTCATGTACAGCATCCGGGACACACATGACACAGCACCTGTGTTCAAGGACGTGAACGTCTTCGACCCCGATCGCTTTGGTCAGGCGCGGAGTGAGGACAAGGATGGCCGCTTCCATTACCTCCCTTTCGGCGGTGGTGTCCGGACCTGCCTGGGCAAGCACCTGGCCAAGCTGTTCCTGAAGGTGCTGGCAGTGGAGCTGGCCAGCACCAGCCGCTTCGAGCTGGCCACCCGGACCTTCCCCCGCATCACCTTGGTCCCTGTCCTGCACCCTGTGGACGGCCTCAGCGTCAAGTTCTTTGGCCTGGACTCCAACCAGAACAAGATCCTGCCAGAGACAGAGGCCATGCTGAGCGCCACTGTTTAA
- the LOC130856942 gene encoding cytochrome P450 26B1 isoform X9 — translation MGEHHLVSTEWPRSTRMLLGPNTVANSIGDIHRNKRKVFSKIFSHEALESYLPKIQLVIQDTLRAWSSHPEAINVYQEAQKLTFRMAIRVLLGFSIPEEDLGHLFEVYQQFVENVFSLPVDLPFSGYRRGIQARQTLQKGLEKAIQEKLQCTQGKDYSDALDILIESSKEHGKEMTMQELKDGTLELIFAAYATTASASTSLIMQLLKHPAVLEKLREELRAQGILHSGGCPCEGTLRLDTLSGLHYLDCVIKEVMRLFTPVSGGYRTVLQTFELDGFQIPKGWSVMYSIRDTHDTAPVFKDVNVFDPDRFGQARSEDKDGRFHYLPFGGGVRTCLGKHLAKLFLKVLAVELASTSRFELATRTFPRITLVPVLHPVDGLSVKFFGLDSNQNKILPETEAMLSATV, via the exons ATGGGCGAGCACCACCTCGTGAGCACCGAGTGGCCACGTAGCACACGCATGCTGCTGGGCCCGAACACGGTGGCCAACTCCATCGGCGATATCCACCGCAACAAGCGCAAG GTCTTCTCCAAGATCTTCAGCCATGAGGCCCTGGAGAGCTACCTGCCCAAGATCCAGCTGGTGATTCAGGACACACTGCGCGCCTGGAGCAGCCACCCTGAGGCCATCAACGTGTACCAGGAGGCACAGAAGCTCACCTTCCGCATGGCCATCCGCGTGCTGCTGGGCTTCAGCATCCCCGAGGAGGACCTCGGGCACCTCTTCGAGGTCTACCAGCAGTTTGTGGAGAACGTCTTCTCCCTGCCTGTCGACTTGCCCTTTAGCGGCTACCGGCGG gGCATTCAGGCACGACAGACTCTGCAGAAGGGCCTGGAAAAGGCGATTCAGGAGAAGCTGCAGTGCACGCAGGGCAAGGACTACTCAGACGCGCTGGACATCCTCATCGAGAGCAGCAAGGAGCATGGGAAGGAGATGACCATGCAGGAGCTGAAG GATGGGACCCTGGAGCTCATCTTCGCTGCCTATGCCACCACCGCCAGCGCCAGCACGTCGCTTATCATGCAGCTGCTGAAGCACCCCGCTGTGCTGGAGAAGCTGCGGGAGGAGCTGCGAGCCCAGGGCATCCTGCACAGCGGCGGCTGCCCCTGCGAGGGCACGCTGCGCCTCGACACGCTCAGCGGGCTGCACTACCTGGACTGCGTCATCAAGGAGGTCATGCGCCTGTTCACGCCCGTCTCTGGCGGCTACCGCACCGTGCTGCAGACCTTCGAGCTCGAC GGTTTCCAGATCCCTAAAGGCTGGAGTGTCATGTACAGCATCCGGGACACACATGACACAGCACCTGTGTTCAAGGACGTGAACGTCTTCGACCCCGATCGCTTTGGTCAGGCGCGGAGTGAGGACAAGGATGGCCGCTTCCATTACCTCCCTTTCGGCGGTGGTGTCCGGACCTGCCTGGGCAAGCACCTGGCCAAGCTGTTCCTGAAGGTGCTGGCAGTGGAGCTGGCCAGCACCAGCCGCTTCGAGCTGGCCACCCGGACCTTCCCCCGCATCACCTTGGTCCCTGTCCTGCACCCTGTGGACGGCCTCAGCGTCAAGTTCTTTGGCCTGGACTCCAACCAGAACAAGATCCTGCCAGAGACAGAGGCCATGCTGAGCGCCACTGTTTAA